The proteins below come from a single Nostoc sp. KVJ3 genomic window:
- a CDS encoding alpha-amylase family glycosyl hydrolase: MVKTPPSQFSPDQYKVDSAQEKVETIIETPSSDTEIDLEFLYTRDIEFRQETIYFLVVDRFYDGDPDNSEGANSELYDPNRQEWGKYWGGDLQGVIDKLDYLKNMGVTAIWLTPLFEQVEQLFISNAAMHGYWTKDFKRINPRYIAEGENPSLNATQEEKNTTFDRLIAELHKRNMKLVLDIVCNHSSPDTSGSKGELFDDGVKIADFNNDVNHWYHHYGEVQNWEDDWQVQNCELAGLATFNENNTEYRQYIKSAIKQWLDRGVDALRVDTVKHMPIWFWQEFTGEMTNHKPDVFIFGEWIYSNPSDDRSVEFVNHSGMTLLDFGLCVAIRAALGQGSEMGFQTIQYIFDQDYRYNGATELVTFIDNHDMCRFQSLNPDPAMLKVAIALIMTSRGIPCIYYGTEQYLHNDTDGGNDPYNRPMMENWDTDSEIYWCIRLLSGLRRLNPAVSMGSHWQKYLTPDVYCYVRRYRDSLCFVALNRGGEVTLREVDTELPDGEHTCVVTRNKYEVKDGKIYDLVLQERGILVFSHVGERIKGQTIVRIQLNGVDTKPGEIIVVTGDCPELGNWDISKAYPLEYINSNTWSAEIPFDESAGKLIAYKYAMWREGRSPLRENLVNRRWVIAKEGTVKWRDTWASGRES; this comes from the coding sequence ATGGTAAAAACCCCTCCATCCCAATTTTCACCAGATCAATACAAAGTTGATTCTGCCCAAGAAAAAGTAGAAACTATTATAGAAACCCCATCATCAGATACGGAGATTGACCTGGAGTTTCTTTACACCAGAGATATTGAGTTTCGTCAAGAAACAATTTACTTTCTTGTGGTCGATCGCTTTTATGATGGCGACCCAGATAATAGCGAGGGTGCAAATTCAGAACTGTACGATCCTAATAGACAAGAATGGGGTAAGTACTGGGGTGGTGACTTGCAAGGTGTGATTGATAAATTAGATTATCTGAAAAATATGGGAGTGACTGCCATTTGGTTAACTCCACTATTTGAGCAAGTAGAACAGTTATTTATTAGCAATGCGGCGATGCATGGCTATTGGACAAAAGACTTTAAGCGGATTAATCCTCGCTACATTGCTGAGGGCGAGAACCCTTCATTAAACGCTACTCAAGAAGAAAAAAATACAACCTTTGATCGGTTAATTGCGGAACTGCATAAGCGGAATATGAAACTGGTGCTGGATATTGTCTGCAACCACAGCAGCCCTGATACCAGTGGTAGCAAAGGGGAATTATTTGATGATGGAGTCAAAATTGCTGACTTCAATAATGATGTCAATCATTGGTATCATCATTATGGTGAAGTGCAAAACTGGGAAGACGATTGGCAAGTACAGAATTGTGAACTAGCGGGTCTGGCAACCTTCAACGAAAACAATACAGAATATCGGCAGTATATTAAGTCAGCAATTAAACAATGGCTAGACCGGGGTGTAGATGCACTGCGGGTTGATACTGTCAAGCACATGCCCATCTGGTTTTGGCAAGAATTCACTGGTGAGATGACCAATCACAAACCAGATGTATTTATTTTTGGTGAATGGATTTACAGTAATCCTAGTGACGATCGCTCCGTAGAATTTGTTAACCACTCAGGGATGACACTTCTAGACTTTGGGCTGTGCGTAGCAATTCGAGCCGCACTAGGGCAAGGTTCAGAAATGGGATTCCAAACAATTCAATACATTTTTGACCAGGATTATCGTTATAACGGGGCAACAGAATTAGTTACCTTCATCGATAACCATGATATGTGTCGCTTCCAATCGCTGAATCCCGATCCAGCGATGCTAAAGGTTGCGATCGCCTTAATTATGACATCTCGCGGTATTCCCTGTATATATTACGGCACAGAACAGTATTTACATAACGATACTGATGGCGGTAACGACCCATATAACCGCCCAATGATGGAAAATTGGGATACTGACAGTGAGATTTATTGGTGCATCAGATTGCTGTCTGGTTTACGGCGACTGAATCCAGCCGTGTCAATGGGTAGCCATTGGCAGAAATACTTGACTCCTGATGTTTACTGTTATGTGCGCCGTTATCGTGATTCTCTGTGTTTTGTCGCTTTAAACCGGGGAGGAGAAGTTACTCTAAGAGAAGTAGACACAGAATTGCCCGATGGTGAGCATACTTGCGTGGTGACTCGTAACAAATATGAAGTTAAAGACGGCAAGATTTATGACCTAGTACTACAAGAACGGGGAATACTTGTTTTCAGCCATGTTGGGGAACGCATCAAAGGACAAACAATTGTCCGCATCCAACTCAATGGCGTGGATACCAAACCTGGTGAAATCATTGTAGTGACAGGAGACTGCCCAGAGTTGGGTAACTGGGATATCAGTAAAGCATATCCTTTAGAGTACATCAACTCCAATACCTGGTCTGCTGAGATTCCCTTTGATGAAAGTGCTGGTAAACTGATTGCTTACAAGTATGCCATGTGGCGGGAAGGGCGATCGCCTCTGCGGGAAAATCTGGTAAATCGTCGTTGGGTGATTGCGAAAGAAGGTACTGTCAAATGGCGTGATACCTGGGCATCAGGAAGAGAATCGTAG
- the ahcY gene encoding adenosylhomocysteinase, translating into MTATSPRLKHEVKDLGLAALGRQRIEWAGREMPVLKQIRDRFAIEKPFAGLRLVACAHITTETAHLAIALKAGGADALLIASNPLSTQDDVAASLVADHEIPVFAQKGEDNATYNRHVQIALDHRPNIIVDDGSDVVATLVQERQHQIADLIGSTEETTTGIVRLRAMFREGVLTFPAVNVNDADTKHFFDNRYGTGQSTLDGIIRATNILLAGKNIVVVGYGWCGKGTALRARGMGANVIVTEIDPIKAIEAVMDGFRVLPMAKAAPEGDIFITVTGNKHVVRGEHFDVMKDGAIVCNSGHFDLELDLKYLAAQAKEIKDVRPFTEEYKLKNGKSVVVLGQGRLINLAAAEGHPSAVMDMSFANQALACEFLVKNKGKLAPGLHSIPVEVDQEIARLKLQAIGITIDSLTADQIEYINSWTSGT; encoded by the coding sequence ATGACCGCAACTTCTCCCCGATTAAAGCACGAGGTTAAAGACCTCGGCCTAGCTGCCTTGGGAAGACAGCGCATTGAATGGGCTGGACGCGAAATGCCAGTTTTGAAGCAAATCCGCGATCGCTTTGCGATCGAAAAGCCTTTCGCTGGTTTACGCCTTGTAGCTTGCGCCCACATTACAACAGAAACAGCACATTTGGCGATCGCTCTGAAAGCCGGTGGTGCAGATGCGCTTTTAATTGCTAGTAACCCCTTATCAACTCAAGATGACGTAGCAGCTAGCCTCGTCGCCGATCATGAAATTCCTGTCTTTGCTCAAAAAGGCGAAGATAACGCAACTTATAACCGCCACGTCCAAATAGCTTTAGATCATCGCCCCAACATTATTGTTGATGACGGTAGCGATGTGGTTGCAACTTTAGTACAAGAACGCCAACACCAAATCGCTGATTTGATTGGTAGCACCGAAGAAACCACCACCGGTATCGTACGGCTACGCGCCATGTTTAGAGAAGGCGTTCTCACCTTTCCCGCAGTCAACGTCAACGACGCTGATACCAAGCACTTCTTTGATAATCGCTATGGGACTGGACAATCAACCCTAGATGGCATTATCCGCGCCACAAATATTTTGTTGGCTGGGAAGAACATTGTTGTCGTCGGTTATGGCTGGTGTGGCAAAGGTACAGCCCTCCGCGCCCGTGGGATGGGTGCTAACGTCATCGTCACCGAAATCGACCCAATCAAGGCAATTGAAGCCGTAATGGATGGCTTCCGCGTTCTGCCAATGGCTAAAGCTGCACCTGAAGGTGATATTTTTATCACTGTGACTGGTAACAAGCACGTCGTTCGCGGCGAACACTTCGATGTCATGAAAGACGGTGCGATCGTTTGTAACTCCGGTCACTTCGACTTAGAACTTGATTTGAAATACTTGGCTGCACAAGCTAAGGAAATCAAAGATGTTCGTCCTTTCACTGAAGAGTATAAATTGAAAAATGGTAAATCAGTTGTCGTTCTCGGACAAGGACGCTTGATTAACCTAGCTGCGGCTGAAGGACACCCAAGCGCAGTAATGGATATGAGTTTTGCAAACCAAGCTTTGGCTTGTGAATTCTTGGTGAAGAATAAGGGTAAGTTAGCCCCTGGTTTGCACTCAATTCCGGTTGAAGTCGATCAAGAAATTGCTCGTTTGAAGTTGCAAGCTATTGGGATCACAATTGATAGCTTGACAGCAGATCAAATTGAGTACATCAATTCTTGGACAAGTGGAACTTAA
- a CDS encoding mechanosensitive ion channel family protein, with the protein MRFQFLAIASSMAITVVPMPKATAQIPLLPQLQAPSSVSNDSNDRLVTGWIYLDGRRLFQIAASKANFPERSEDIQKKLQKIGQNYFQSPQKTAVKVEVRKVNELPVIYVNGQYLMTVTSEDAGLRQVDISTSANQVAESLQEDLQEAKQERQTQSLINQGKIAAGTGVLMVIISLGLYGWQRRSQKDSDSVNPVASQLPRELLNSPISPAANQPITTQLNQQQKNHLQEVKRRLFQLSQAGIWGGGSFFILGLFPYTRGFQVGILNAFQFPLRLGIVCLGIYVAIRLTYALIDRFASTLISSGAFLTPESSARLQLRVSTFSGVTKSITTVIWIGVGFLLALVSLGIDIVPLLAGASLVGVAVSLASQNLIKDAINGFLIILEDQYALGDVISVGDVGGLVENLNLRMTQVRDSEGRLITIPNSEIKVVANLSSRWSRADLTVPIAYQADTENALKLIETVAFEMNQESHWQRQILEPPQVLGIDQFGDRGLIIRVWFKTQPLKQWDVAREFRRRLKVALDKAGISISVPQQAIWVNDEQSLNFQSNGKAEMSTES; encoded by the coding sequence GTGCGTTTTCAATTTTTGGCGATCGCTAGTTCAATGGCCATAACCGTTGTACCTATGCCAAAAGCCACAGCCCAGATTCCTTTATTACCTCAGTTACAAGCTCCCAGCAGTGTCAGTAATGATTCAAATGATAGACTTGTCACAGGCTGGATTTATTTAGATGGTCGGCGGTTATTTCAGATCGCAGCATCAAAAGCCAACTTTCCTGAGCGTTCAGAAGATATTCAAAAGAAGTTGCAGAAAATTGGTCAAAATTACTTTCAGTCACCACAAAAAACAGCAGTCAAAGTAGAAGTTCGGAAAGTCAACGAATTACCAGTAATTTATGTCAACGGTCAATATCTGATGACCGTTACTTCTGAGGATGCTGGACTGCGACAAGTAGATATATCCACATCGGCAAATCAAGTCGCCGAATCGTTACAAGAAGACTTGCAAGAAGCAAAGCAAGAAAGACAAACTCAATCTTTAATTAACCAAGGTAAAATTGCCGCGGGCACCGGAGTGCTAATGGTGATTATAAGTTTGGGTCTATATGGCTGGCAACGACGTTCCCAAAAGGATTCAGATTCAGTCAATCCTGTCGCCTCCCAACTCCCCAGAGAACTGCTAAACTCGCCAATTTCACCAGCAGCAAATCAACCAATTACAACACAACTGAATCAACAGCAAAAGAACCATCTCCAAGAAGTCAAAAGACGATTATTTCAGCTAAGTCAAGCCGGAATTTGGGGAGGTGGAAGCTTTTTTATTTTGGGTCTATTTCCCTATACACGAGGGTTTCAGGTAGGAATTCTCAATGCTTTTCAATTTCCTTTGCGATTAGGCATCGTATGCCTGGGAATCTATGTAGCCATCCGTTTGACATACGCCCTAATTGACCGCTTCGCCTCCACTCTGATCAGCAGTGGTGCTTTCCTGACTCCAGAAAGTTCTGCACGGCTGCAACTGAGAGTTTCCACATTTTCTGGTGTGACTAAAAGTATCACTACTGTTATCTGGATAGGAGTAGGCTTCTTGTTAGCCCTGGTATCCTTGGGGATAGATATTGTTCCCTTACTAGCGGGTGCGAGTTTAGTTGGTGTTGCGGTGTCTCTAGCCTCGCAAAACTTAATTAAAGATGCAATTAACGGTTTCCTGATTATTCTAGAAGACCAGTACGCTTTAGGCGATGTGATTAGTGTAGGAGACGTGGGAGGCTTAGTAGAAAATTTGAATCTGCGGATGACCCAAGTACGGGATTCCGAAGGGCGCTTAATCACAATTCCCAATAGTGAAATTAAAGTTGTAGCCAATCTTTCTAGTCGTTGGTCACGAGCCGATTTAACGGTTCCCATCGCCTATCAAGCCGATACAGAAAATGCTTTGAAGTTGATTGAAACAGTTGCTTTTGAGATGAATCAAGAATCCCATTGGCAACGTCAAATTTTGGAACCGCCGCAAGTTTTGGGAATCGATCAATTTGGCGATCGCGGTTTGATTATTCGTGTCTGGTTTAAAACACAGCCCCTCAAGCAATGGGATGTAGCACGGGAGTTTCGCCGCCGTCTAAAAGTTGCCCTAGACAAAGCTGGAATTTCCATTTCTGTGCCTCAACAAGCAATTTGGGTAAATGACGAGCAGTCGTTAAATTTTCAGAGTAACGGCAAAGCTGAAATGAGTACTGAGTCTTGA
- a CDS encoding efflux RND transporter permease subunit → MFVNTFIKRPVLTTVCTFIILLLGSICIPILPISQLPDLAPVQITVSSNNTGADAQTTESTVTNIIERQINGVKDVSYISSNTGNDGSSNITVSFPTNVNSDIAQVNVQNKETLASPQLPNTVQQTGVTVETASSSLLLVYGFYSENNEYDNIFISNYVDLYILDQIKRLPGVGKATIFGERKYAMRLWLDPNKLAQHQLTPQDVATALQEQNIQVGAGSIGKEPAPDNQSFEFALRATSRFKDAAEFEDMVLKVTQGGTNTTTNNTTNSTTNSTSNTNSTLVKVRDVGRVELGAESYLADAKFTIPGNAPKAAVGLGIYQLPGSNALDVAHAVENQIKILEKSFPPGLKGQVAFDTTPFVEISLEEVLQTLVEAIILVVLVIFIFLQDWRTTIIPTVAIPVSLVGTCAALLVLGFQINTLTLFGFVLAIGLVVDDAIIVVEAVAVKLEQGMRPLEAAMEAMKELTGAVIATSLVLMAVFIPVTFIPGTTGIVYKQFGLTVACSIAISTFNALTFSPSMAAILMRPAQPGWGPLGWFFGLFNRGFSWFTRRYVGFVSYLTHIKPIVFGVFIAGLVATVLMYKAVPTGFIPEEDQGYFFVIVQGPDGVSLKYTESVMDRVVKEVTSLPEVQASFMISGFGFDGNASNLGIAFANLKSWKERPEESQSVYGILQRMNKKLSTITDARAIAVNAPPVRGLSSTGGFEFIIQDKTGSAPIQTLLDTAQKFIGAANKNPVLQRVFTQFTADTPQFDIQVNRNQAKALNVELSDIFGALQTYLGSQYVNDFVQGQRQYRVYVQADGVFRSNPDDIGKLYVRSGSGAMIPLSNLVKVTPFVGPKTISHYNLYRSIKVQGAPAPGASSGQAIQAMEKLAAEVLPQGFGYEWTGTYLQEKTSGGSTGLIFAFAFVIVFLVLAAQYESYVDPIIILLTVPLAVLGAMTAIWLRSNIFMAGSLFPKVVDDIYCQVGLVTLIGLAAKNAILVVEFANQQHEQGMSYTRAAVKAGQERLRPILMTSFAALLGFLPLVISQGAGASSRWSLGTALFGGLMLSTFLSLFLVPILYILVKSIAQAIFSRKRSGGSNPPDSPNGASGSSGHGDLPAGSSQPQTQLRSQEDGII, encoded by the coding sequence ATGTTTGTCAACACCTTTATCAAACGTCCAGTCCTAACTACGGTCTGTACGTTCATCATCTTATTGCTGGGAAGCATCTGTATTCCGATCCTTCCCATTTCTCAGTTACCAGACCTCGCTCCGGTACAAATCACCGTTAGCTCCAATAACACTGGTGCGGATGCTCAAACAACAGAAAGCACTGTCACCAACATTATTGAGCGACAAATTAATGGTGTTAAAGATGTATCCTATATATCTTCTAATACGGGTAACGATGGTTCCAGCAATATAACTGTTTCCTTCCCGACTAATGTCAATAGCGATATTGCTCAAGTAAACGTTCAAAATAAAGAAACACTTGCTTCACCTCAACTGCCAAATACTGTTCAACAAACAGGTGTCACCGTTGAAACGGCATCGAGCAGTCTCCTTCTCGTCTATGGGTTTTACTCAGAAAATAATGAGTATGACAACATTTTTATCAGTAACTATGTCGATCTGTATATCCTCGATCAGATCAAACGGCTTCCTGGTGTAGGAAAAGCCACGATTTTCGGGGAGCGCAAATATGCCATGCGTCTTTGGCTTGATCCCAACAAGCTTGCCCAACATCAACTAACTCCTCAAGATGTGGCAACTGCCCTGCAAGAACAAAATATTCAGGTGGGTGCAGGGTCGATTGGTAAGGAACCAGCACCAGATAATCAAAGTTTTGAATTTGCTTTACGGGCAACCAGTCGATTTAAAGATGCGGCTGAATTTGAGGATATGGTGCTGAAAGTAACTCAAGGTGGCACTAATACCACCACAAATAACACTACTAATAGCACTACTAATAGCACCAGCAACACTAATAGCACCCTAGTTAAGGTCAGAGATGTTGGTCGAGTTGAACTAGGTGCAGAAAGCTATCTCGCTGATGCCAAATTCACCATCCCAGGAAATGCTCCCAAGGCAGCCGTAGGTTTGGGGATATATCAACTTCCTGGTAGTAATGCCCTGGACGTAGCCCATGCTGTTGAAAACCAGATCAAAATACTAGAGAAGAGTTTTCCACCTGGACTAAAAGGACAGGTGGCATTTGATACTACTCCATTTGTAGAAATTTCTTTAGAAGAAGTTCTACAAACTCTGGTTGAAGCGATTATCTTGGTGGTCTTGGTAATTTTCATCTTTTTGCAAGACTGGCGTACCACAATTATTCCCACTGTTGCCATCCCCGTTTCCCTGGTTGGGACGTGTGCGGCTCTGTTGGTTTTAGGATTTCAGATTAATACACTGACCTTATTTGGTTTCGTCCTTGCGATCGGTCTTGTTGTGGATGATGCGATTATTGTAGTGGAGGCAGTTGCAGTCAAACTGGAGCAGGGCATGAGGCCCTTGGAGGCGGCGATGGAAGCCATGAAAGAGTTGACTGGGGCAGTCATTGCCACTTCACTTGTACTCATGGCGGTATTCATTCCAGTTACATTCATTCCGGGTACTACTGGGATTGTCTACAAACAATTTGGGTTAACCGTTGCTTGCTCTATTGCCATTTCGACCTTCAATGCTTTAACTTTCTCTCCCAGTATGGCAGCTATCTTGATGCGCCCGGCTCAACCTGGATGGGGCCCTTTGGGGTGGTTTTTTGGGCTGTTTAATCGGGGATTTAGCTGGTTTACGCGCCGATATGTCGGGTTTGTTAGCTACCTCACCCATATCAAGCCCATTGTATTTGGGGTTTTCATCGCTGGTTTAGTAGCAACGGTTTTGATGTACAAAGCAGTGCCTACCGGATTTATCCCAGAGGAAGATCAGGGTTACTTCTTTGTAATTGTCCAGGGGCCTGACGGGGTTTCTTTGAAATACACCGAATCTGTTATGGATAGGGTTGTTAAAGAAGTAACATCGCTTCCTGAAGTTCAAGCTAGTTTTATGATTAGTGGCTTTGGTTTCGATGGCAACGCTTCTAATTTAGGCATTGCCTTTGCTAACCTGAAATCCTGGAAAGAGAGACCTGAAGAATCTCAGTCTGTCTATGGAATACTTCAGAGGATGAACAAAAAGCTCTCGACAATTACAGATGCTAGAGCGATCGCTGTAAATGCTCCGCCAGTTAGAGGGTTAAGTAGTACGGGTGGTTTTGAGTTTATCATTCAAGATAAAACCGGAAGTGCGCCGATTCAAACCCTGCTTGATACTGCTCAAAAATTCATTGGGGCAGCAAATAAAAACCCCGTTTTACAACGAGTCTTTACTCAGTTCACCGCAGACACTCCTCAGTTTGACATCCAAGTGAACCGCAACCAAGCCAAAGCTCTCAACGTTGAACTCAGCGACATCTTTGGGGCATTGCAAACTTACTTAGGGTCGCAATATGTAAATGACTTTGTGCAGGGACAGCGACAGTATCGAGTATATGTCCAAGCAGATGGGGTTTTCCGCTCTAATCCAGATGATATTGGCAAGCTGTATGTTCGCTCTGGAAGTGGGGCGATGATTCCCTTAAGCAATCTGGTGAAAGTTACTCCCTTTGTGGGGCCGAAAACAATTTCCCATTATAACTTGTACAGGTCAATCAAAGTTCAGGGCGCTCCGGCTCCCGGTGCTAGTTCTGGACAGGCGATTCAAGCAATGGAGAAACTAGCAGCAGAAGTCTTACCTCAAGGCTTTGGTTACGAGTGGACAGGGACTTATCTCCAGGAAAAAACATCTGGGGGATCTACAGGCTTGATTTTTGCCTTCGCCTTCGTTATTGTCTTTCTTGTGCTGGCGGCTCAGTATGAAAGCTACGTTGACCCGATCATTATTTTGCTGACAGTTCCCCTAGCGGTATTGGGAGCGATGACAGCGATTTGGCTACGTTCTAATATTTTCATGGCAGGTAGCCTCTTCCCCAAAGTGGTGGATGATATCTATTGCCAGGTAGGTCTGGTGACTTTGATTGGTCTAGCCGCAAAGAACGCGATTTTAGTCGTGGAATTTGCCAATCAACAGCATGAGCAAGGCATGAGCTACACACGGGCGGCGGTGAAAGCAGGGCAAGAACGTCTGCGACCAATCTTAATGACTTCCTTTGCAGCGTTGTTAGGATTTTTACCCTTGGTGATTTCTCAAGGGGCTGGAGCCAGTAGCCGTTGGTCTCTAGGAACCGCGCTCTTTGGGGGGCTGATGCTTTCAACGTTCTTGAGTTTGTTCTTAGTGCCAATTCTCTATATTTTGGTTAAGAGCATAGCTCAGGCTATATTCTCTCGGAAGCGATCGGGTGGCTCAAACCCTCCAGATTCTCCTAACGGAGCTTCGGGATCATCTGGACATGGGGATTTACCTGCTGGTTCAAGTCAGCCACAGACACAACTCCGGTCTCAGGAGGATGGGATAATCTAA
- a CDS encoding DUF6918 family protein codes for MGLSEGLLNPTKKAMVIDDCCNMIEGQLASKSGISGIALKTAFAALKGVKPGYIPYVVEQILPQCFTALDPIWSQGVEKGNPIEYLSANRSHTADALLGVTDARVKNAKRQIVRGTYEKLRGSAKKHVEEAVPDLAKVIENYTKV; via the coding sequence ATGGGACTTAGCGAAGGACTTTTGAACCCGACCAAAAAGGCTATGGTCATAGATGACTGTTGCAACATGATAGAAGGACAGCTTGCATCCAAGTCGGGTATAAGCGGTATCGCTTTGAAAACTGCTTTCGCGGCTCTGAAGGGAGTTAAGCCAGGGTATATTCCCTACGTCGTTGAACAGATACTACCACAGTGCTTCACGGCACTCGATCCCATCTGGAGTCAAGGTGTAGAGAAAGGTAATCCAATTGAATACTTAAGTGCGAATCGCTCCCATACGGCAGATGCGCTACTGGGTGTAACCGATGCTAGAGTCAAGAACGCCAAGCGCCAAATCGTGCGAGGAACCTATGAAAAACTTCGCGGTTCAGCCAAAAAGCACGTAGAAGAAGCAGTGCCAGACTTAGCCAAAGTAATCGAGAATTACACTAAGGTCTAA
- a CDS encoding M23 family metallopeptidase, with protein MKKFTVYRYRTYGLIGLISLTAILSTATSALTQLADDSPIEQTSISAFNLIWPTQGFISQGFRKYQHEGIDIAGASGTPIVAAASGTVIKAGWDDWGLGNAITIKHLDGSITVYGHNRRLLVSKGQQVIQGQIIAEMGSTGNSTAPHLHFEVHPNGRIAVDPLRMLSSLTASINSASKVQQVDNPSRPVSTLPVAKQVSSSHPLIGFATVSTDTKCNGVTILEGETTSIRVKVCEENGQLFYIGQLKQDPSKPIKIAALNIGKGRYRADNGSFYYLVSPEKVEVWRNGTEMRSDRFYTLTKSPQS; from the coding sequence ATGAAAAAATTTACTGTTTATCGATACCGCACGTATGGACTAATTGGGTTAATATCCTTAACCGCCATATTAAGTACAGCTACATCTGCTCTAACACAGTTAGCAGACGATTCCCCAATTGAACAAACTTCTATATCTGCTTTTAATTTAATCTGGCCGACTCAAGGGTTTATTTCTCAAGGCTTTCGCAAATATCAACATGAAGGAATTGATATTGCAGGGGCATCTGGAACTCCGATTGTTGCTGCTGCATCTGGTACAGTCATCAAAGCAGGTTGGGATGATTGGGGATTAGGCAATGCTATAACTATTAAACATCTTGACGGCAGTATCACTGTCTATGGTCACAATCGCCGTTTGTTGGTGAGCAAGGGTCAACAGGTCATTCAAGGTCAAATTATTGCTGAAATGGGATCTACAGGCAATAGTACTGCACCTCATCTACACTTTGAAGTCCATCCAAATGGTCGAATAGCAGTTGATCCCCTTCGGATGTTGTCATCCTTAACTGCAAGTATTAATTCTGCTTCTAAAGTTCAGCAAGTGGATAACCCTAGCCGACCAGTCTCGACACTCCCAGTAGCAAAACAAGTTTCATCTTCACATCCTTTAATAGGTTTTGCAACTGTTAGCACTGATACTAAATGCAACGGAGTTACCATTCTTGAGGGTGAGACTACAAGTATTCGTGTAAAAGTCTGTGAAGAAAATGGTCAGTTATTTTATATTGGTCAGTTGAAGCAAGACCCAAGTAAGCCGATTAAAATCGCAGCTTTGAATATTGGTAAAGGTAGATATCGAGCAGATAATGGTAGTTTTTATTATTTAGTTAGTCCTGAAAAAGTGGAAGTTTGGCGAAATGGCACTGAGATGCGTTCTGACAGGTTTTATACTTTAACAAAATCGCCACAAAGTTAA
- the ilvN gene encoding acetolactate synthase small subunit, protein MKHTLSVLVEDEAGVLSRISGLFARRGFNIESLAVGPAEQGGVSRITMVVPGDDRIIEQLTKQLYKLVNVLKVQDITETPCVERELMLLKVNASSSNRSEVIELSQIFRARVVDVAEDSLTLEVVGDPGKMVAIVQVLQKFGLREIARTGKIALTRESGVNTELLKSLEAKV, encoded by the coding sequence ATGAAACATACCCTTTCGGTTCTAGTAGAAGATGAGGCGGGTGTTCTTTCCCGCATTTCTGGTTTATTCGCCCGTCGCGGTTTTAATATTGAAAGCCTTGCTGTTGGCCCTGCTGAACAAGGAGGAGTCTCTCGCATTACGATGGTTGTACCTGGTGACGATCGCATTATCGAGCAACTCACCAAGCAACTATATAAATTAGTCAATGTCCTTAAAGTACAGGATATTACCGAAACCCCTTGCGTCGAGCGAGAATTGATGCTTTTAAAAGTGAATGCTAGTAGCAGCAATCGCTCAGAAGTTATTGAACTATCTCAAATTTTTCGGGCGCGAGTCGTGGATGTGGCGGAAGATTCTCTCACCTTAGAAGTTGTGGGAGATCCAGGTAAAATGGTAGCGATCGTGCAGGTGTTGCAAAAATTTGGTCTAAGAGAAATCGCCCGCACGGGTAAAATTGCCCTGACTCGTGAATCAGGTGTGAATACCGAGTTACTCAAATCTTTGGAAGCAAAGGTTTAG
- a CDS encoding BON domain-containing protein — MGWLQRLFGMEKPENAEVNPTPQSIAPDTSSNVATQSIPPERLGLSGEYDQSGLAKRVALAFDQDPQLDDVDTLWVAQTGSTVVLKGEVPSQEILNKMVSVASSVNGATDVDTNQATIG; from the coding sequence ATGGGTTGGTTACAAAGATTATTTGGAATGGAAAAACCTGAAAATGCAGAAGTAAATCCTACTCCGCAGTCAATAGCGCCAGATACTAGTAGTAATGTTGCTACACAATCAATACCCCCAGAACGTTTGGGATTAAGCGGCGAATATGACCAAAGTGGGTTAGCAAAGCGGGTGGCGTTGGCATTCGATCAAGATCCCCAACTTGATGATGTTGATACCCTTTGGGTTGCTCAGACTGGTAGCACTGTGGTGTTAAAAGGCGAAGTTCCCAGTCAAGAAATTCTCAATAAGATGGTTTCTGTAGCTAGTTCGGTGAATGGCGCTACAGATGTTGATACGAATCAAGCCACCATTGGCTAG